Within Wyeomyia smithii strain HCP4-BCI-WySm-NY-G18 chromosome 2, ASM2978416v1, whole genome shotgun sequence, the genomic segment ctaacgtcacaaacgcgtccgaaaattcgcccgctgtcctgacgcatgttgtgaaaccgtcgagcgtcgcacgtatcagtttaatcagtttagttgggaaaccatgttctagcattatttgccatagctcGTTGTGTTTCACTGTATTgtacgccgctcgaaagtctataaacagatgatgtgtctgcaggttgtgttctcgaaacttgtcgaggatctgtctcaaggcgaacatctggtccgttgtagatcgccccactcgaaaaccgcattggtattctccaacaaaggcttcctgcaacggcctcagtcgctgaaccacgggagagaattttgtaagcggaattgaggagggttatgcctcgataattactacactcgagtctatgtccctcttgtagatagggcatatgagtccttccaaccagtccgtaggtagttgttcctcagaccatacccttaggataatctggtgaattgcactacacagccgctcgctcccaactttgaaaagttcggccggtaagccgtccttcccagcggctttgttgttttttagctctttgcaagcattcttcacctcgtccaatgttggtgggtccacagttTGTCCGTCCTCCctaatttctatcctgttcccctcgacgactctcctccctttctcgccgttcaacaccacttcgaaatgttgcttccaacgcctggccacctgcgatttatcggtaatcaggttcccctccctgtcattgcacatggtaggtactggcacggtccggttcctgattccgttgatcgttctatagaagctcctcgcctggtgaagcaattctccgcctccgcgaggacgcgatcgtagtgctcacgttccttacggcgatgaagcctcttttcggcagctcttgcctcctggtatttctcccgcatctgacgcgttacacgattagctgctactaacgtgttggcgtaggctcgattcttctcctccgtcacctctaggcactcagcatcgaaccagagtctatgtttaagagtcccgcaaagatgaaaccaaacgagggtaccaatcgagcaatgtaaataaacaaggtgataatgttaggagtggttGAAAAGTgctgtaattgagcgtaataaagaatatgtgtttttctgaagttttacttacacattttaatcccacattaaacctgtacactggtttacttgaatttaacaaaacatcaccggtgtaatctttcaaaactgtgtaccttgtgaagaatttcaaaaaatgatattcgcttatgcatggtgaaaaacagaactgtatagttcttggcaacaaacggcacaaaaaatgtgttgccgaaacgatagattttctcttcgcgcgactctatataccatAGACTctgcatcgaaccacccactacgcgtggttcccgttgtcatgccaatcacctctcgcgctgtttcgctgactgcatcatggatgtgcttccactgctcgttcaggtccactccagctggtccaccgatccgtctatcaactttccgagtatactctgcagcaactccttccgctgataacctctggatgtccagatgtatcttcctcgccgaacTCGAATTAAAaacattggacaaccgggcgcgaatcttgcctaccacgagatagtgatccgagtcgatgtttggccctcgaaaggaccgcacatctatgacgtctgagaagtgccggccgtcgatcagcatgtggtcgatctgggagcaggcctctccgttggagtgcctccaggtgtgcttccgaatattcagacgtgcaaaatgggtgctacagatggccattcccctggccgcggcgaagttcactagcctcaagccgttgtcgttggtggtagagtgaaggctttccctaccaataatgggacgaaagaactcctctcgtccgacttgacGAAATACATCTGCGTTTTTTCGCATGAGCCAAGGGCTTCTTCTTCTCTAgaaccaaacaataatcacgttaacAAACTGGCGACAACTACTGCGGTTTTCAGCTTTGATAAGTGTCGACCTACATATGTAGATTTCAACTTGATATAGTGCATGTGGCAGAGTTGTCAAATCAATTTAACTTAACTCTAGGTGGTAAAAAAATACGCGGCAGCAACGCTTTCAACGACACTTAAGCCGATAATCTCCCCAGGTTGTCGTCAGGGACAAAGCTTTCCACGCCTGGAAATGATTGTTGCACCTACATGCGAATATTCTCCGTCGTTGATATGATAGTTTGTTCCACGACGTTTGTCATGGTCTTTCATAATATTCTTACTAATCTAGCAACTGCAATCGTTTATCATAACAAATGAATTGCAGATGACATAAAACGACAAGTACTAGTAGTGAAATATGCACTGCGCCCTGTACAGCTAACCCATTTATTTAACCGATTCCGATACACATGGATGCACTTTTCGAAGTTGATGTTGCTTGTCTCTGCTCCTGTCCTGGTATAAAGGCATCCCGTAAAGCTCACATGCAGCAGCTCTCGATTCCAGCACAGAGTACAGCATTCCCGTGGACTgtgtataaatttaaaaatatcgattttGCTTTCAACGGGGAGCTTTGAAAACATTCAACTTTATCCCGGTGCTGTGTGTATGCGCTGGAGGCAGGATATGAAAATGTAGCACACTATTTGTGTCCGAGCGCCACCCGGCATGGCACCGCATGTGTGGTGCTGGTTAAGGAAGCAAAAAATGCATTCTTTTTTGGCAGCCTTTTTCCCCGAAATTATTATCAAGCATCGGATGATTGGTACTGAAACATTAATCGTGGAGGTTTTCGTCAGGATGCTGCTGAATCAATATTTAATGGCTTAGTTGGGGGTGATCGAGGGTGAGTTGCAGTTTTTTATCTGTgaataaatttattgaaaattgcATTTATAAATCGAACCAGTGAAGCGtagcttcaaataaaataataatttacagCATGCAGCTATAGTTGACCGATTAACGTGTTCCACATAATAAAACATACGTTATCTTACACATTTGCTGGTATCAAACATTGAACATGTGACCTTCCTGCTGTCTGCTGTCTGTGCTTTGTTTAGATTGATTATTAATTGCACTATAAAACTGAGCAGTGTTCAATCCCGGAGCCTCATCAATCAAACATGGCACGGACACTATTAGGACCTAAATCAAAATCAGTTAACATAAAATGCTGTACGACTGAGTTCGATGTCTGTTTGGTGTTTACCCCCAAACCTGGCACATTGTGGTTTCAAATATTATCCTACCGAATTTGCAATTTAAATGCATTCGCGCAGCGTTGGGTGATTTATTGATTGCCCAAACCTTGCGGTTTCGAGCTGACCACCGAGCAGAGGCATTGCGAGCTATCGGATATATTTGTCCGGTGAAATTCGATCCGGCCAGTAATTACGAGCGGCATGCTACTGGGATAACGTTGTTGAGAGTGGAAAAAATCCCTTCGCAGAAGTTCCCTCCTGTATTTGTTCGCATTGTTTTCGCACATAGTATAGTTATCGCAAGGATGTTGAGGGTGGCGAGACTCTCCGCAAATATATTTGCTGATTTTGATTTGGTTTGAAAGGTGATTGGGAGACGGTGTTTCCTACAAGCTGGTAAAGTGAATGGAGAGTATATATTACACTAAAATACAAGGAGAAAGCATAGTGGGAAAATAGACGGCAATTTGGGAGCTAAacaatagcgctcaaacaaatTTCCGAAATACGACCCAAACACTATCCAATATCTGGTTAGAATCGCACTAACATGATATTGTTCATTATTTTGTTATATTTCATTAGAATATGGCATTTCAGGTCAGAAATGCTTACAGATTGTCTGATTACGTATCATTACATGCTATTGCTATCCACTTTCATCTAATAGAGCATAAAGCTCAAGTTAACTCTGTGAAATTTACTGCCAAACCTAGAACCGAATCCGTCACCAATTACCCCGGTCGcgctcaaaataaaacaaaatatgtCCTCCAATATTACCTTCTTATGCATACTTCAGAACTTTGCTGGCCTTAGCTTCGCTTGGAATTGATTTAAAAAGCTGGCTGGCATCGGTTACCGTACAAAAACTCCTTTTCCCCTGCCACCCAGAGCTGTTCCAATCCGTATTTGGAATGGTACATAGAGGTGTATCTACCGCGAACGGATTGTTGCTCACGACAAACACAATAGATTCATTCTTATGTTTGACTACCTTCCAAAGCCAGCGTGGTACTGGAATCCGGTTACTTTTATCCAACGTAAAAGTAACACCCTCAAGCTGTAGAACACCATCCGTACCGGTGAAAACATCCACAGTCCATTTTTTACGGCTGGCAAAGTCTCGCACGGTGTCCTCGAGGTTTTTCCAACTTCCAGTATTAATTGTCGACCACATTGGTGCAGCATTGATGTAGAATTAAGTCGCCCATTGCCAGGTGTTGAGCAACTGGTCTCCATCTGGTGTCAGGTGACCTCGATGAAGAAATGAAGTTGTGTTCACATACTTCTTGGCTGCAGATGGAGAATTCAGTAATTTGGCCAGTCTGTCGGCTTGTTCGTTTTGGGCGTACGCAGTACGAGGATTCGCTGTATTTGGGAAACTTTCCGATGTGAAGTCGATTCGTTGTGAAATACttttacctgaaaaaaaaaatggtggtTGGATGAAAAGTTGCTGTTGCTAACCTTATTCAGTAACTAACTCTTGATTTCTGCGCCGTACAATTGGTGGTGTGTGTACAGAACCGCATCGTTCGCTTCATCGACGCAGGATTCGAACAATTTGAGGAAATTGCTTTTacttttgaaaccaataagcCTCAGTCGCCAGGATCCTGCACAGGAATGTTTCGTAGTTTCAACATCTCCTATGTTTTTTTTGTTGACACTTGATCGCACTGATGGTGGTGGTGCTACGACCGACCCTGAACTGGTGTTTATTGTTACACTGGATAGTGTCCTGCGGCTGATTTGCTAGTTTTAAATAGCGACATTTTGATTAGTAGGTAATATACTTATTTGTTTACTTACTGTTCAGCAATTTGTTGCTATTTCCACCAGAGCAGAGAACACCTACCGTTTCATTTTGGCTCCAATCAAATTCACCACGAGAAGGAAACTCCAACTGTCCGTTTTTGAAAAATACCGGAGCATTTGTGTCCAGATCACTGCGGATGCGTACGTTACAAGTTATTCCTATACAGATGAAATAATTTACTGTTTTATTtatgaaatttacaaaaaaaaacttacttgAGTTTGAACTACCCGGAGGTCTAGGCCGCTTGCTCGGACGCGCAGCTGCGCATTTTGCTCTCGTTGCTATTACTATTAGTATGCGAAAAGATTACTTTCTTCACGTACGCCATACTGACGAAAGATGATCTTTCGAGCGGATTTGCATTTTTATACCAGCACTTCCTTTGTTAGTACTGACCATCTGTCATATCTTATCCGTACTTGTACTGTGTACAAGTTTACCCTTTTGTGTCCAGGTTGCAATTTTACGATAAGAAACTTGTTCTTAGAACCAGATGGCGTGGCCACGCTTTTACTTGCTTGGTAGGTTATTGGTTTATTACCCTCTCGAGTAAGACACTTAGTCTTTAGTGCTATAGAATTTTAGCGTTACGAACGGTATGGAAGGGACTGGCAAATTGCAATTGACCTGCGCTGGAATAACTTGACACTAAATGACCTGAGTTGTACTAAGATTAAAACCCTCGATCATTCGTTCGTCCAGTGCATTTTGTAACTTGAGAAAGTCTACAAAATCTCCTTAGCTAGAGTCTCAGGGTGTGCATCTTATTGGTTTCTGCTCTGCTAAATCGGAATTCTTCGTGAGAtctccaacttttttttttcaatcaaatccTCAATGAGTTCATGCGATGCATAGTTGAGGAAGACTGTCGTTATAATGTTATATCAATTTTATAATATATAAGTATTTTAAAATACAAGACAAATCAACAACACTAAAATTTCGGGTTCAGAATTATATTTTTCTCATTCACTTTACTTTTGTGATGACATTGATCGGGCGATCCACACGTCCAACACGTATGGGGATCTACTATGAAGTCACCGTCCTCTGTCAGACTCTCGAATGAATATTATATTTATGTATGTATATTTATCGAGAAGGTTATACAATTCTTTCACTGCGTTAGGGGGCTTATCATCATCGTGTTTACGATGACATGGATCGATGATTCCCTGGTTATGTTGCTCGCACGTGCCAGTTCGAGTTCTGACGTACCAAGAACCAAGTTTCCAATCATTCTCCTCTTTCATTCGCCTGAATCTGTCCCACTGGCGCTCAAAAAATCATTGTTTATTTTCGTGCGCCTTTCGCCCATTCCTAAAAACACGATCTGCAACCTAAACAGCCATTAGTACTCATTGTTACCGAAAAAGTTAGTTACAATGCAAATAATGACGGTAATATCAATGTCGTTTGCTACTTCTTAAGTGTAATGAATTGGAGCCGtctaatttaaaatacgctGGAGCATATATTGCGATATGGCCAACACACATTCGTTATCCAGGTTTCAAACTTAATGAAATCGCACAACATTGATGTGGTTTCGCACCGTCCAACTTTTGCGTTTAGCTTGTGCGACACCGTATTTCATAACTCAGACGCGTACGAAAACGCTTCTGAATTAGCATACAACAAAAAGCTTCCACTGGAACCCGATTTGCACTACTTTTACTAAACCTTTAGTTGATACCActcgcgtttttttttcgctgggtgggctcatcactgcgaccaggaacattgatcttttgtgatattgcccatgTGATTGCTGTATCTCGCACTTCTTTATTGAAAGtaagtagggtagggaacatattttaagagccagttcgcgagaaccgcaaccatctttacaagggaggttgtatcgaggttctccgatttggctgaatctttcagggtttgtttatctatataatagagcaatgttttgcatattctcagattttttgaaaaggggtaagtggggtaaaaagcCCGCCAAAAATTGAtgtcaaaaaaagtaaaattgctataactttgagttaactgaaccgattttcatgaaaattggcatgtttgttTTACTCTATAAAAGGAACAAAAAGagggttattggaagttgctgtCGAGAATATATGCtgagaaatttgcatttttctaaaacaaacggtgattttcacagctgtttttctctcaccaacagatctaggattaaaatccaaacaatacgttttgtagtgcaactcaagagctttcatttgatatataaagaagatgcgccgttataaatatgcgtgagaaaatccaatttttctataATATGTTTTGGACCATTATTTTgtacccattgtgcgagaagcgttACTCAGTTTTGTGTCATTGTTCTTCAATTGGGCTGTAATTTTCAGGTTACGTTTGTTTATGCAATGTTATATCgaaatttgaggtttttggTAAAAAGGATAAGTGGGGTAAACAGGCTCTCAAAAATTTCGTGGTCAAAAACTGCTCACATCGTAACATATGTAATTACTTTCGGCTTACTCTCGAAGTAAcacgataaaattaaaaaaaaaaaatggcctaacaagccagtcgtcgtatgttcgagtcccggctcgggagagactgttagtgtcagtagaatcatagcgctagccccgcaattggcctgtatacttaacagttgactgcgaagtctgtgtataataaaacagaaggtcgagttccgatatggaatgtagcaccaaggcttcgctCTGCTTTTTAAaagaatgtgcacgcttgcttatagaaacacaagcggcattactgctcacttagcaaaatttcaaaataatcgttatttttctggtcgatgaaatcgtcatcgagtctgtttgtctgtgtaattaccttccatgggaaatttatcaatccCAACAATCTTCCCCTCCCCTCAACCTTTCTGGCTATGCCTTTGTCACCCAGGAAcctactacccactcgggaaaatagtgtTACACCGGCCCTGATGCTTACCGCAAGCAGAAACCGATTCCAGTGCGCATTTTGTAGCCATTTTTACTGTAAGTTGGTGGAAAAAagattcacataccacgtggacagctttggggggggggggggtttggctaatgtccacggtccatacaatttttttggaatttatatgggcagttgtccacggagggggaggggggtgctcaaaatcgctaaaaatctgtccacgtggttttCTTTAAAATTGCACTAAGAAATTCTCAAAACTTTCACTTACTCAATCAGACGTGATATTCTCTTTGGCTTGACACTTTGCTgtatttcgcatttttttcacgTTTGCAGTTTCACTTATTAACAAATAATTTGATAAGTGATAATCCACTGCGAATTCAGTTGTACCTCATTTGTATTCCCTTAGATTTTATATAGTATAATTAGCATGTTCCAAGTATTTGATTTCGAATCATGAATTTCGGAGAACAAGAAACTAACGAGTGTTAGCTCTTCAAGCAACTGATAACGAATGATCAAATTTTCTCTTAATTCTGATTAAATATTATATTAGGTTTCTAAGAAAACGTTGCTCTAGTAACTATTGATATTGGTCCAGGGTCGGACTCAACATAGTATGCCAAATTTCAACAAAACTCAAAACTATAGCGGAGTaacgcttctcgcacaatgcGTACAAAATAATGGTCCAAAACATATTATAGAAAAACTGGATTTTCTCACGCATatttataacggcgcattttatttatatatcaaatgaaagctcttgagttgcactacaaaat encodes:
- the LOC129720437 gene encoding uncharacterized protein LOC129720437 — translated: MATKCALESVSACVIATRAKCAAARPSKRPRPPGSSNSRITCNVRIRSDLDTNAPVFFKNGQLEFPSRGEFDWSQNETQISRRTLSSVTINTSSGSVVAPPPSVRSSVNKKNIGDVETTKHSCAGSWRLRLIGFKSKSNFLKLFESCVDEANDAVLYTHHQLYGAEIKSKSISQRIDFTSESFPNTANPRTAYAQNEQADRLAKLLNSPSAAKKYVNTTSFLHRGHLTPDGDQLLNTWQWAT